Within Vibrio campbellii CAIM 519 = NBRC 15631 = ATCC 25920, the genomic segment CCGCAGCCATATCAATTGCCAGCTCGATACCTTCTTCAGTCAGAAGTGCACAACGCCCCGAGTAATCAAGCTCTAAGCAGTTCAGTTGCCAGGTGCTACCCAACTCGATAAGCAGGTTGTTTAAAAAGGTTTGGTCGGCCGTCATCCGTGCCTCCAGATACAATCGGGGAATGAGTATTTAGATTACCGCGCACAAGGGAGGAATTTCTTTCATTATTAGGCAAGGTTTTTTAGGTTTATAAAACAAACGCTGACGCCACTAGATGCGATATTTGCCGTTTAGCGCAGCCTGCTATTGCGCTGGATATATCATTGCGGCTCTTTACTGCTTGGTACTTCCCTCTACTCGCCCTAGATATCAGAGACGCTAGCTAAAGGTGTATTAATGAATATGCTTGTGATTTTCCGCCACAAGATGAGTTTAGGTGGCTTTAACATCTTGGTGCTTTACCTCCAGGAACGCTTTGGCATTCGTGCAGGTAAAGTACAAATGGCGCTCGACTGCACTATTGTTGTGATGTCGCTGTTTATCGTTGATGTTTACTTGATTGCCCTTTCTGTACTTGGCGCTGTGGCGACCAACTTAATCTTAGCCATGAACCACAAACCAGGGCGTTATCAACCCAAGCCACAAACTGCGTAATAACACAGGCTCACGATTAAAAAACAAAGCCCCGAGCCTTTAACTCTGGGGCTTTTTGTTTGTTCTAGCTCACTAATGAAAACATTACGCCAATGGCGAATTCTCACAGTATTTCTGGTCATCTGCCGTCAGTTTTTGCTTGCTCGCTTGGCTTAAGTGATAGTGCACCAGCATCAGCAAATCGTGAGCGTAGAAAAGCTCGAAAGCGTCCTCACCATTTTTTCGACAGATTGCCTCACAGCGTTCAGCATGCACTTTGGCTTGCTGCGGACTACCCGCTTTTAGAAGACTCATGGCTAAGCGATACTCTGCGCGCTCTTCTTGTATCCAGCCACCAGCAACCTTCCAATATTCAAGGGCCAGTGTCGCAGCCTCTAGCATGTTTTCTACTTGCGCTCCAGAGCGTGTTTCAAGCCCTTCATATTGGCAGGTAAGGTTATTACCCGTAATGGCAATTGAACGCGCTAAAGGCTCGGTCGCTTGGCCTGAATCTATACCGTTGGCTGCTTTTGCTAACCATGTGCTGGCTTGCTCTAGCTCATTCATTGCCGACAGTTCGTTAGCGATTTGAGCAAACACGCGACGCTGATCGACATCTTCTAACTCAGTAATCTGGTCCGTGTTTTGGTCAATGAAGTACTTCGCGACAGCTTTGGCTCTCTGACGCGTCAGGCATTGAGCTGCTACGCCACTTTCAATCTTATCTAAGCTGGAGAGAAACTGACTTGGATCGTGCAGGTGACCGATGGATGTGTGCAACATCAAGGGTAAGATGCGCTCAGCATGGTTAGTGTCTTCTACCTCGCTAAGCGCTTGCTCTAGTTGGTTGTATGTTGGCTGCGGCTCGGCTTCATGCTGCTGCCAACTTTGTTTTATAAATGCATCAAAATCTGTAGTGAGAGACATATCCTTATTATCCTTTTTATTGCTCTAGTTTGTTTATTAGCACAACGACCCTACACAAAATTTAAGCAAATAAGGTAAACCTTGCTAGGTTATGAGAATGATTTCACATAAAGTGGCGTACCCTTCTCCAATGCCAATAATCGCTGCTTGCGCTCTACCCCGCCGGCATAGCCGGTGAGTTTGCCACTTTTGCCGATCACACGATGGCATGGCACCACAATAGAGATTGGATTTTTACCATTTGCCAGCCCCACCGCGCGCACCGCTTTCGGATTACCGATGGCATTCGCCAGATCTTGATAGCTCCATGTTTCACCATAAGGAATGGTCGTCAAAGCATGCCAAACTTGGGTCTGGAAATCAGTGCCCGTCGCTGCAAGGGGCAAGTCAAATTCGTTACGCAACCCAGCAAAGTATTCTTCCAATTGAGTCACAGTCTGGCTAAGCACTGCATGTTTATCATCACGCTCACCTAAATCATCTGGTTTGGTGGTACACGTTTCAAACCAAATTCCTAACAAACCCTGCTCGTTCGCTTGAATAGTCACTGCGCCTAACGGACTTGGCATTACCGTATAAAGTGATTTCATGATTGATTCCATAAGTGAAAAGTCGCGTAACTGCCCCAAGGTGACGCAGTATGAGCATTCAATGACGGATAGTTTGGCATGGCTTTCTTCACCACCAAGTCTTTGTCTAAAAAGCAATCGGGCTGAGATTGACCTCGCAATTGCGCATAGCTCACCGTCCACGGACCAATACCTTTCAGTTCCAGCCATTGCTGCGGATCGGCTTCTGGGCTCTGCTGCATGTACTGAGCAAATCGCATAAGAGTGTCTTTACGGCTTTGCGGCATACGCAAAAAGCTGACATCGGCATTGGCAATCGTTTCTGGGGTTGGAAAGTGGCGCGCTTGCTGATCGCTGCTGAGTGTTGCTACCAATAAGTTAAGTTGCCCGATAGCCGCTTTGACCGACACTTGCTGCCCTAGCACAGCACGTACACCAGCTTCCCACGCACTCCAGACGCCCGGAATACGAATCCCATAGGTTTTCACCAACCCCGGCGCAATGTATTCAAGGTGCTGCTCCACCGCGCAAATATCCGCATCGAGGTCGAACATACGACGTACACCAGACACCAAATTCTGCAATTTAGTGACATCTTCTACATCGAACTCCATCTCAAGATAACCTTCTCCTTGAGTGACCTTGAATCGAGCATGGCAATCACCCAACAAAACGCTGCGCTGATAAGCCTCTTGTGTGACTTGTTCAATTCCTTCAATCGCACGCAGACGATAAAAATCGAGCATGTGTTGCCAGTTCAGAGCACCACGATAAGGTAATACAATTCGATTCGTCCCCACGCCATCAAATTCCTTTCTACGCACTTGAGAAGGCGTTAGCTGAAGGATCTTTTGAAACGCATCATTGAAGCGTCGAGTGCTGTTAAAACCCGCGGCAAAGCCGACTTCGGTGACTGACATCGAACTCGAATGCAGAAGCTGCTTGGCAAACATCAACTGTTGATACTGCGCATATTGCTTAGGTGACATCCCCAAATATTGTTCGAACAGCATCCGCAAGTAACGATCCGAGATCCCAAGACGCTCAGAGAGTTCAACAAGAGACTGATGATGCAACTCGCCTTGATCGATCATTTTGATCGCTCGTTGGAATGTGGTCTCGACGCCCTTCCAAGCCCATGATCCTGGGGCACTATCTGGGCGACAACGCAAACACGGACGATAACCTGCTTTCAAAGCTTGCGTCTTGTCAGTGAAGTACTCGACATTTTCCTCTTTGGGCAAATTAGCAGGGCAGATTGGGCGACAGAAGATCCCTGTTGTTTTCACCGCAATGTAAAAGCGCCCATCAAAACGGCTATCACGAGCCATGCGGGCTTTCTGGCATTGTTCGAAGGTCAACGATGTGTGTGGGTGGATGAGCATAGTGCTGTCCCTGCTTACGTATTTGGTGTTCAACGAGTGGTTAACTTATTCACTACTCGACCGGCATAACTTCATTGTAGAACGGGGAGTTACTGTAAATTAGCCATTTTCGGAACTCAATACTAAGAAACTTTGGCAATAGCAAATTTGTGCACTAAGGTTATAGTCAGAACAACACAACAACGTCGGCTAAAGGGAATTGGCATGGACTTACATACGTGCGTGATTGTACTTAGAAATCACAAGGTTATTACCAGCAAGTCGGTCGAGCACTCTATAGGGATTATTGAGCGCGACTCTGATAACGAGATTTCAGAAATTCAAATCAATGCGACTGATGGTGTGAATATTCGCACTTATCACTACAACAGTGTGGAAGACTCGCTTGAAAGTTTAATGAATCTATAAAAACTCCTTTCTCCCTTGTTAATCGTGAGAGTAAAAGAGCGCAGTCACCTGTGCTCTATTTTTTTGCTCACCATGCACAGGCGCCATACCAGAAGACAAACCGACGTAGAGAAAGTCATTCAAATTTTTGCGACTTTCATAATCAAAAGCGTCCTGTAAAAGTACTAAAACCAGGTATTTTATCCGTTCTAACGTTCTGTATTTAAAAATGGAAAAACGTTCCATCGAATTTGTCGAACGAGATTATCAAATTGCCCCAATTTTTTCTTTCTCTCCTCCTACCTACACTGATTTCAACAACAAGGGGGGCAGTACTCCTCATCATAAAAATTCGAGAAAGGATAAAGTCATGAAAGCACTACTACAAAAAATCACTACTTCAGATGCAGGCTACGGCGCACTCGCACTTCGCATTCCAGTCGGTCTCATCTTTATGGCACACGGCGCGCAAAAACTTTTTGGCTGGTTTGGCGGTTATGGGCTTGAAGGTACAGGTCAATGGATGGCATCAATTGGCTTAGGCCCAGGCATGCTGATGGCATTTTTAGCAGGCAGTGCTGAGTTCTTTGGTGGGTTGTTCATCTTGCTTGGTCTGCTTACCCGCCCTGCGGCAGTGGCTTTAGCATTCACCATGGTGATCGCCATTTTCTCGGTTCACTTTGAAAATGGCTTGTTTATGTCAAACAACGGCTACGAGTTTGGTTTAGCACTACTGGCAGCAAGCGTTTCTCTTGCTTTCTCTGGCGCAGGCAAAGCCGCTTTAGATGAAACGCTGCGTCAAAAATTGGCCTAAACGAGAGTAGAAACACCTTCGAAGTGCCACAACTCTCGCTTCAATCGGACGTTTAATTTATAAACACGCTGCCATTTGCGTAAACCGACACAAAAACCCCCTTGGCATCACACCAAGGGGGTTTCGTTTAATTTTGCGCTAGATCGCAAAAGCAGAAATTACTCGTTTGCTGGAATGTCGGCTATTTGCTGCAAACTATACGCCGTCAACGGGTCAATCTCTTTTACGATTTCTTCAACCTGCTTAATCGCTTCTACAGACGTGCTGGCTTTGCGATAGCTCAAATAGATAGGACGGTGCCAATCTTCGACGTCAGACACCTTGTGGAGCTGCCCGCTTGCAATAAACGGCTCTACCAGAGACGCTGGTAGGTATGCACTACCACCTTTCTCTAAAACGAAGTCTAACGCGATACGAGCGGTAGAAGTACGAAGGTAAGGCGCTGGGATTTTCGGGTGACGTTCTGCGTGTTCTGAAGCGAAGCGCGTGCCCCAATCCACATACACGTATTTCTTATCAAACACCGTATCGAGAGAATCTTGCTCGGTAGACACCAACACCAACACAACGTCAGCGACTTTCTTGCAATTGAGCTCATCAGCTTTGATTTGATCGAAGGCGAATGCCATATCGAGAGTGCGCTCAAACAGGCTGCGGCTTAGCATCTCACGCCCCATGACTTCTGCCATAAAGCCGTAACCACCAAATGAGTCTGTTACCACACTCAAACAGTTTTGCAGATAAGCGTCCCAAATGTTCGGCGTACCACCCATGGTGAGCTGCAACGCTTTGCCATCTTCGAGGGATAATTCGAGTTTGGCTTGCTGCAAGGTGGTCACCATAACCTCGGCATAGCCTATTAAACGCTCACCTG encodes:
- a CDS encoding DoxX family protein, whose translation is MKALLQKITTSDAGYGALALRIPVGLIFMAHGAQKLFGWFGGYGLEGTGQWMASIGLGPGMLMAFLAGSAEFFGGLFILLGLLTRPAAVALAFTMVIAIFSVHFENGLFMSNNGYEFGLALLAASVSLAFSGAGKAALDETLRQKLA
- a CDS encoding methylated-DNA--[protein]-cysteine S-methyltransferase gives rise to the protein MKSLYTVMPSPLGAVTIQANEQGLLGIWFETCTTKPDDLGERDDKHAVLSQTVTQLEEYFAGLRNEFDLPLAATGTDFQTQVWHALTTIPYGETWSYQDLANAIGNPKAVRAVGLANGKNPISIVVPCHRVIGKSGKLTGYAGGVERKQRLLALEKGTPLYVKSFS
- a CDS encoding DNA-3-methyladenine glycosylase 2 family protein, which encodes MLIHPHTSLTFEQCQKARMARDSRFDGRFYIAVKTTGIFCRPICPANLPKEENVEYFTDKTQALKAGYRPCLRCRPDSAPGSWAWKGVETTFQRAIKMIDQGELHHQSLVELSERLGISDRYLRMLFEQYLGMSPKQYAQYQQLMFAKQLLHSSSMSVTEVGFAAGFNSTRRFNDAFQKILQLTPSQVRRKEFDGVGTNRIVLPYRGALNWQHMLDFYRLRAIEGIEQVTQEAYQRSVLLGDCHARFKVTQGEGYLEMEFDVEDVTKLQNLVSGVRRMFDLDADICAVEQHLEYIAPGLVKTYGIRIPGVWSAWEAGVRAVLGQQVSVKAAIGQLNLLVATLSSDQQARHFPTPETIANADVSFLRMPQSRKDTLMRFAQYMQQSPEADPQQWLELKGIGPWTVSYAQLRGQSQPDCFLDKDLVVKKAMPNYPSLNAHTASPWGSYATFHLWNQS
- a CDS encoding LysR family transcriptional regulator, with translation MDVKVFRTFLELAKVRHFGRAAENLYITQAAVSARIKQLESYFDTQLFIRDRNNIKLTSAGERLIGYAEVMVTTLQQAKLELSLEDGKALQLTMGGTPNIWDAYLQNCLSVVTDSFGGYGFMAEVMGREMLSRSLFERTLDMAFAFDQIKADELNCKKVADVVLVLVSTEQDSLDTVFDKKYVYVDWGTRFASEHAERHPKIPAPYLRTSTARIALDFVLEKGGSAYLPASLVEPFIASGQLHKVSDVEDWHRPIYLSYRKASTSVEAIKQVEEIVKEIDPLTAYSLQQIADIPANE